Proteins encoded by one window of Deltaproteobacteria bacterium:
- the ffh gene encoding signal recognition particle protein yields the protein MFDSLSQKLESTFKRLRSRGTLSEEDIDLALKDIRLALLEADVNYNVCKKFCENVKAKTLGRELKKSLSPGQAVIKYVHDELINAMGKYEPLRFNFAPPVIIMAVGLQGSGKTTSCGKLARYLRDDLKRRPMLVPADVYRPAAIEQLKTIGRTLGIEVFDASTQDKPVDIAKRASEYAAKAGFDTVILDTAGRLQIDAALMNELVEIIEQIEPHEILLVADAMTGQEAVNVAKGFDQCLDIDGIILTKLDGDARGGAALAMREVTGKPIKLIGVGEKLDALEPFRPDRMASRILGMGDVLTFIEKASKQIDFEESKRLQSKLKKNEFTMEDFYAQLQSIKKMGSVTSLLEMIPGMGKAAKGINEDLAEKEFKHIEAIILSMTQKERRDHSIINGSRRRRIADGSGTSVETVNKFLKQFAEMRKIMKKVTKMGPSALSGLSGMLKGNMRPPSLS from the coding sequence ATGTTTGACTCATTATCTCAGAAATTAGAATCGACTTTCAAGCGTTTGCGTTCGCGCGGAACTTTAAGTGAAGAAGACATAGATTTAGCACTAAAAGATATTCGCCTTGCCTTGCTCGAAGCTGATGTAAACTACAACGTATGTAAGAAGTTCTGTGAAAACGTTAAGGCGAAAACTCTAGGCAGGGAGCTAAAAAAGAGCTTAAGCCCGGGTCAAGCGGTCATCAAATACGTCCACGATGAACTCATTAACGCAATGGGCAAGTATGAGCCTTTGCGATTTAACTTTGCTCCGCCAGTAATTATCATGGCCGTTGGCCTCCAAGGGTCGGGAAAAACTACCTCCTGCGGCAAACTCGCGCGCTACCTTAGAGATGACTTGAAGCGTCGCCCGATGTTAGTTCCGGCCGATGTCTATCGCCCAGCCGCCATCGAACAGCTTAAGACAATAGGTCGCACGCTTGGGATCGAAGTTTTTGATGCTTCGACACAGGACAAGCCAGTTGACATTGCAAAAAGAGCAAGTGAGTACGCGGCTAAAGCTGGCTTTGATACCGTTATACTAGACACTGCTGGCAGGTTGCAGATAGATGCGGCTTTAATGAACGAACTAGTTGAAATCATTGAACAAATAGAGCCACATGAAATACTTTTAGTCGCCGACGCCATGACGGGTCAAGAGGCAGTAAACGTCGCAAAAGGCTTTGATCAATGTCTCGACATCGATGGCATAATTCTAACCAAACTAGACGGAGATGCCCGTGGCGGCGCTGCACTTGCAATGCGCGAAGTGACTGGGAAACCTATTAAATTAATAGGAGTTGGCGAAAAACTCGATGCATTAGAGCCGTTTCGCCCAGACAGGATGGCCTCGAGGATCCTTGGCATGGGTGATGTCTTGACTTTTATCGAAAAAGCAAGCAAACAAATCGACTTTGAAGAATCGAAGCGCCTCCAAAGCAAATTAAAGAAAAACGAATTTACGATGGAGGACTTTTACGCGCAGCTTCAGTCCATTAAAAAGATGGGGTCTGTTACTTCCTTGCTGGAAATGATTCCCGGAATGGGAAAAGCAGCTAAGGGCATTAACGAGGATTTGGCCGAAAAGGAATTTAAGCACATTGAGGCCATTATTCTTTCCATGACTCAGAAAGAGCGGCGAGACCATAGTATCATTAATGGCAGTCGTCGGCGCCGCATCGCTGATGGAAGTGGCACATCCGTAGAAACGGTAAACAAGTTTCTGAAGCAGTTTGCGGAAATGCGCAAGATCATGAAGAAAGTAACGAAA
- a CDS encoding molybdenum cofactor guanylyltransferase yields MPFRFIGIALVGGKSSRMGQNKALLKLPSGISLADKALEVLKGVKIPAEIEACYLSGGLEGYPSIPDIVLDKGPLGGIYSCISALSSGEENLVFVFIPVDMPAITPALLEQLLFSLTPRSLVSHFSGEQFPVAIRVTKAVINLLEKRLLDCLERNFSVKAFLADLEILEAGSVVKVDKASVDMNFYGNFFNANTPNEWQYFLKESSHEC; encoded by the coding sequence ATGCCGTTTAGATTTATTGGCATTGCACTTGTGGGCGGCAAGTCGAGCCGCATGGGGCAAAATAAAGCCCTTTTAAAACTCCCTTCTGGGATATCTTTAGCAGATAAGGCTCTCGAAGTGTTAAAAGGAGTCAAAATACCAGCTGAGATTGAAGCATGCTACCTAAGCGGAGGTTTAGAAGGCTATCCGAGCATCCCCGATATAGTTTTAGACAAAGGCCCTTTAGGCGGAATTTACTCCTGCATTTCAGCTCTAAGCAGTGGTGAGGAGAATCTAGTTTTTGTCTTTATACCAGTCGACATGCCTGCCATAACGCCAGCTTTGCTCGAACAGTTGCTGTTTTCACTTACTCCCCGTTCGCTGGTCTCGCATTTTTCGGGAGAACAGTTCCCCGTAGCGATACGAGTGACCAAGGCTGTTATTAATCTCCTAGAAAAAAGACTGCTAGACTGTTTAGAAAGAAATTTTTCCGTAAAAGCTTTTTTAGCTGATTTAGAAATTTTAGAAGCAGGCTCCGTTGTTAAGGTCGATAAGGCAAGTGTTGATATGAATTTTTATGGCAATTTTTTTAACGCAAATACACCTAACGAGTGGCAGTACTTTTTAAAGGAGTCGTCACATGAATGTTAG